A genomic segment from Cygnus atratus isolate AKBS03 ecotype Queensland, Australia chromosome Z, CAtr_DNAZoo_HiC_assembly, whole genome shotgun sequence encodes:
- the LOC126913652 gene encoding ankyrin repeat domain-containing protein 31-like isoform X5: MGEQIWGSDSDETVVEGSVAESDVEEEEFYRRRWLSVFNKDMDLTTEIKNNGGVSSPEIHFMHIAHDHMYGLKLKQIPQERYAPDQSQSLLQGWINYPSLTENISKPAFSLNSAVEGQQNNSLGTSS; encoded by the exons ATGGGGGAGCAGATTTGGGGCAGCGACAGCGACGAGACCGTGGTGGAGGGCTCGGTGGCGGAGAGCGAtgtggaggaagaggagttCTACAGGAGGAGATG gTTATCTGTTTTCAATAAGGACATGGatttaacaacagaaataaaaaataatggag gagtTTCCTCTCCAGAAATCCATTTTATGCATATAGCTCACGATCATATGTATGGACTAAAGTTAAAACAG ATACCTCAAGAGAGATATGCACCTGACCAGTCTCAGTCTCTACTGCA GGGCTGGATAAACTATCCATCgcttactgaaaatatttctaaaccTGCTTTCTCACTAAATTCTGCAGTAGAGGGacagcaaaataattctttag
- the LOC126913652 gene encoding uncharacterized protein LOC126913652 isoform X3, with translation MGEQIWGSDSDETVVEGSVAESDVEEEEFYRRRWLSVFNKDMDLTTEIKNNGGVSSPEIHFMHIAHDHMYGLKLKQIPQERYAPDQSQSLLQGWINYPSLTENISKPAFSLNSAVEGQQNNSLDTNVLGFQRDSEGKSQFTADRFMALRPMDAGQGNSLKLASAGKK, from the exons ATGGGGGAGCAGATTTGGGGCAGCGACAGCGACGAGACCGTGGTGGAGGGCTCGGTGGCGGAGAGCGAtgtggaggaagaggagttCTACAGGAGGAGATG gTTATCTGTTTTCAATAAGGACATGGatttaacaacagaaataaaaaataatggag gagtTTCCTCTCCAGAAATCCATTTTATGCATATAGCTCACGATCATATGTATGGACTAAAGTTAAAACAG ATACCTCAAGAGAGATATGCACCTGACCAGTCTCAGTCTCTACTGCA GGGCTGGATAAACTATCCATCgcttactgaaaatatttctaaaccTGCTTTCTCACTAAATTCTGCAGTAGAGGGacagcaaaataattctttag ATACCAACGTGCTTGGATTTCAGAGAGATTCAGAAGGAAAG tCTCAGTTCACTGCTGACCGGTTCATGGCTCTCAGGCCTATGGATGCTGGACAAGGAAACTCATTGAAATTagcttctgcaggaaaaaaataa
- the LOC126913652 gene encoding ankyrin repeat domain-containing protein 31-like isoform X1 has protein sequence MGEQIWGSDSDETVVEGSVAESDVEEEEFYRRRWLSVFNKDMDLTTEIKNNGGVSSPEIHFMHIAHDHMYGLKLKQIPQERYAPDQSQSLLQGWINYPSLTENISKPAFSLNSAVEGQQNNSLAQSSHVFCGDEVQAVMKDLSIFITIQQRECWQHFIKGFLAFVSYVFMLSTAMILLVSGLLPPHGYLILLPF, from the exons ATGGGGGAGCAGATTTGGGGCAGCGACAGCGACGAGACCGTGGTGGAGGGCTCGGTGGCGGAGAGCGAtgtggaggaagaggagttCTACAGGAGGAGATG gTTATCTGTTTTCAATAAGGACATGGatttaacaacagaaataaaaaataatggag gagtTTCCTCTCCAGAAATCCATTTTATGCATATAGCTCACGATCATATGTATGGACTAAAGTTAAAACAG ATACCTCAAGAGAGATATGCACCTGACCAGTCTCAGTCTCTACTGCA GGGCTGGATAAACTATCCATCgcttactgaaaatatttctaaaccTGCTTTCTCACTAAATTCTGCAGTAGAGGGacagcaaaataattctttag cacAGTCCAGCCATGTTTTTTGTGGTGATGAAGTCCAAGCTGTAATGAAGGACTTGAGCATATTTATCACCATCCAGCAGAGGGAGTGCTGGCAGCATTTCATAAAGGGTTTCTTGGCCTTTGTATCATATGTCTTTATGCTGTCTACAGCCATGATTTTACTTGTATCTGGTCTGCTACCTCCGCATGGTTATCTCATTCTATTGCCCTTCTGA
- the LOC126913652 gene encoding uncharacterized protein LOC126913652 isoform X2, with the protein MGEQIWGSDSDETVVEGSVAESDVEEEEFYRRRWLSVFNKDMDLTTEIKNNGGVSSPEIHFMHIAHDHMYGLKLKQIPQERYAPDQSQSLLQYQRAWISERFRRKAQSSHVFCGDEVQAVMKDLSIFITIQQRECWQHFIKGFLAFVSYVFMLSTAMILLVSGLLPPHGYLILLPF; encoded by the exons ATGGGGGAGCAGATTTGGGGCAGCGACAGCGACGAGACCGTGGTGGAGGGCTCGGTGGCGGAGAGCGAtgtggaggaagaggagttCTACAGGAGGAGATG gTTATCTGTTTTCAATAAGGACATGGatttaacaacagaaataaaaaataatggag gagtTTCCTCTCCAGAAATCCATTTTATGCATATAGCTCACGATCATATGTATGGACTAAAGTTAAAACAG ATACCTCAAGAGAGATATGCACCTGACCAGTCTCAGTCTCTACTGCA ATACCAACGTGCTTGGATTTCAGAGAGATTCAGAAGGAAAG cacAGTCCAGCCATGTTTTTTGTGGTGATGAAGTCCAAGCTGTAATGAAGGACTTGAGCATATTTATCACCATCCAGCAGAGGGAGTGCTGGCAGCATTTCATAAAGGGTTTCTTGGCCTTTGTATCATATGTCTTTATGCTGTCTACAGCCATGATTTTACTTGTATCTGGTCTGCTACCTCCGCATGGTTATCTCATTCTATTGCCCTTCTGA
- the LOC126913652 gene encoding ankyrin repeat domain-containing protein 31-like isoform X4 → MGEQIWGSDSDETVVEGSVAESDVEEEEFYRRRWLSVFNKDMDLTTEIKNNGGVSSPEIHFMHIAHDHMYGLKLKQIPQERYAPDQSQSLLQGWINYPSLTENISKPAFSLNSAVEGQQNNSLDTNVLGFQRDSEGKHSPAMFFVVMKSKL, encoded by the exons ATGGGGGAGCAGATTTGGGGCAGCGACAGCGACGAGACCGTGGTGGAGGGCTCGGTGGCGGAGAGCGAtgtggaggaagaggagttCTACAGGAGGAGATG gTTATCTGTTTTCAATAAGGACATGGatttaacaacagaaataaaaaataatggag gagtTTCCTCTCCAGAAATCCATTTTATGCATATAGCTCACGATCATATGTATGGACTAAAGTTAAAACAG ATACCTCAAGAGAGATATGCACCTGACCAGTCTCAGTCTCTACTGCA GGGCTGGATAAACTATCCATCgcttactgaaaatatttctaaaccTGCTTTCTCACTAAATTCTGCAGTAGAGGGacagcaaaataattctttag ATACCAACGTGCTTGGATTTCAGAGAGATTCAGAAGGAAAG cacAGTCCAGCCATGTTTTTTGTGGTGATGAAGTCCAAGCTGTAA